The window CACTCTCTTTTACCGCATTGCCGGTGTTGATCTGGGTGTCCCGTCGAAAGCGCGCCGTCCCCTGAGCCTGTGCCGAAAACACGACGACGTTGTTTTCGCTCATCCCAGCGCATAGTGTGACGCGACGTCAGGCGACAGCATTCCGGGGTGGGGAGCGATGGAGAACAGCAATGACAGTCACCATTACCGCTTTTGAACGCTCGCCCGATGGCGGCAAAGGTCTCGCCCGCGACATGCGCGTCCGCTGGGCACTCGAAGAAGTGGGCCAGCCCTATGACGTCCGCCTCCTTTCCTTCAAGGCGATGCGGGAACCGGCGCATCTGGCGCTTCAACCCTTCGGGCAGATCCCGACCTATGAGGACGGCGATCTCGTCCTGTTCGAATCCGGTGCGATCATATTCCATATAGCCGAACACCATGCCGGCCTGTTGCCACAGGATGCGGATGCGCGCGCGCGGGCGATCATGTGGATGTTCGCCGCGCTCAGCACCATGGAACCGCCCATCGTCGAGCATTTTGTCACCGGCTTTCTTGAAAGGGACAAAAGCTGGCACGGCGAGCGCCTGCAGATCGTCGATGAACGCATCCGCAAGCGGCTCGGCGAATTGTCCAGCCGACTGGGTGAGGCCGATTGGCTCGACGGCGCATTCAGCGCCGGCGATCTGTTGATGATATCGGTGCTGCAACGGATAAAAAGTTCGGGCATTCTCGATGAATACGCGAATCTAGCGGCCTATGTCGCCCGCGGCGAGGCGCGTCCCGCCTATAAACGCGCCTTTGCCGATCAGTTGGCGATTTTCAAAGCTGCATCGAACGGCTGAACCGCATCGACGGGAGGCCCCCTCGCTGCGGACTGCCTGCGATCAAGCCGAGGTGCTGACGCGATAGGCCATTCCGAGCGACCTCGGCGCGGTCTCCCTGAAGCCGAATTTTTCGTGTAGCCTGTTTGCCGGCACATCGGCGCATCCATGACCGCTTTGCCCAAACCCCGGCCCTGATTGGCGGGGTCAGCAGCAGCCATCACCTTTTACGATGCCGCAAGCGAGGGCCTGAAGTTTCAGGCCCTCGTTATGCCGTTAGAAATCCGCCGTCACGGGTTTCCACAAATGCTCCGGATCGAAGCCGTCGCAGCGCGCGATCACGATCCGGGTTCCGTTTTTAACGCGCCGCCGCAAAAGATCGGAACGGTCGGACAGCGCCCGAAGCGAACCGTCACCCTGAAGCTTCTGCAGCATCGACCGCGAAAGCCCGAGTTCAGACGCCAGCAGGCGGTCAAGGCGTATGCCGGCCTGAAACGGAACCGCGAGATCGATCTCCGCCATGGGCCAGTCGGGAGGTTCATCCCGTATCTGTTTCGCGATATCGAATTCGGGAAACTCGTCGACGCGCTGCGATTTACGTCGCAAGGCTTCGAGGTTGAAGGTCTCCGCCCTTATCCATTGCGGATCGTTGGACTGCAGCGCTTCGAGAACGGCAGGGCTTATGTCCCGGACATTCTGGCGCTCGAAAATCGGCCTGTTCCAGCTCTTGTCGCAGATCAGGCATCTATAGATAAGCCAGGCATCCAGCTTGCGGCCATTGGCATTGAGCCGGATCTTGCCGCTGGCCTGAAATGCCCTCAGGCCGCCGCATCCGCTGCATGCAAGCCAGGGCTGGGGCGCCGTTCGTGGCGTAACGGTCCATTGGACCCTAAGTAAATTGCACATAGTCTCTTGGTCTTCCATTCGGAAGTCCACCAAGATGGTGCAGGAGAAAACCCTTACGGGAACGGCATGGCGGTGTTCTTGGGTGGTGAAGAGCTGAGACAGCGGCGCTGCGCAGGGCACATTGTAACAATGCCAGACCGGTCTCTTGCCACCACCCGATGAACATGATCATACGCCGACAGCCTGCGGCTATCCGGCAATACGGGTGAAACTGGATTGAGACCGGTATTTACTTAGGCAAAGTCTACCTCGATGCGCCAATGCTCTTCGGCGGCGACAATAACAAATGATCGCTCCGAAATAGAGTCATCCAGTGCAGCGAAAAGGCCGAAAGCCGTTGCGATGCGACTTTTATGCAACGTCAGGTGATCCGCCCATTCTTCCCGGTTCAAACGAGGCTACCGGCCGGATTTTATCTCTCATAAAAAATAATGGAAACATATACTTACACAACAACGGCTCGTGCGTTTATTTCCGGGAGGCGGCGGTTTTATGCCTGCTATCTGCGGCTGTCGGAAACGGAAGCATACGTCGGAGAGTCGCGTCCTTGCGAATGAAATGGTGCCACAACGCCGCCGCCACATGAAGAAAGACGATGGCTGCGGCAAGGTAGGCGAGGGTGGCGTGAACCTCGCTCCAGAAGGCCTCCGCCTTGTCGGAAATCACCAGAGGCAATCCCGGCACGACCACGAGGTCGAAGACGTAACTGGGGATTTGCAGAGGCGAGGTCGACGCAATTGCCCAGCCGGCGAGGGGAACGGCCAGCGTCAGGAACAGCAACGCGGCGTGAGCAGCCCGCGCGGCGAACCTCGCTGCCAGCCCTTCACCTTCTAGAGCCTGCGGCTTTCTACTGAAAACAGACCACAGGAAACGCGGCACGGCGAGGGCCAGCACCAGAAATCCTATCGACTTGTGATATTGGAACAGGTCGAACTGAAGAGCCGGGTCGATATTGTCGCGGCTCATCAGATATCCCAGCGCAAGCTGCGCCAGGAAAAGCACCGCGATTGTCCAGTGGAACGCGATTGCCACCAGTCCGTAGGATAGGGGCGTATTACGCCACACCCGTTCCCGCGTCGTTGCGCTATCGGAATGATCCTCGAAATATCTCATCGGCTAGCTCAATTGTTGATAGGTGTCTTTCGCGATGGCGTCCATGCGGTCGGATGGCAGGTTCCCGACCAAAGCGCAGCGGATGGTTTCGTCGTCCCAGGAGATGGCCTCCAGTGAACCAAGGCTGGACCGCCGCATGGCGGTGTCGCTCGAATCGGCCGCAGCCACGATATAAAGAGTGACGCGCTGCCCGCTTTTATCCTCATACATCAGCTGGGCGGCGGCGCCTTCGGAGCTGGGAAGAACCCGGCCGCCGACAAGGGACAGACCGTGGCGGGTGAGGTCGGGAATGTTCAGTTTGCGGTCCAGCCGCTTCGAAAGCCATTTCGGCAGGCTGGAAGCATTCTCCGCATCGGCCCGGATTTCCACCGGATGCAGAACCTCGCTCGCAAACAGCTTATGTGCCTGCGTTGCATCCGCCACGATAGAATGGGCCGGTTCCGCGACCTGAGAGACCAGCCCGCGCCCGAACCAGCCGCCCGCCAAGCCAATGGCCAGAATGAGGATGGATGCCGCCGCCATGTTACGCCAATCGGCGCGCTGCGACCGCAGACGCCGCTCAATGCGGTAAACATCAAGACGCTCGGGCAGGGCGTCGGTATCAAGCGGGCCGTAGAGAGCCTTCAGCGTCGCATTCTGCTGTTGCCATATCGCGACCTTGCTTGCGTCGGCCGGATTGGAGGCGAGGTGGGCACGAACGGCGTCACGCTGCCTGTCTTCGAGCTGCCCGTCGACATAAGAGATGAGATCGGCTTCGGTTATCTGCGGTTCGCTGCCGGTCATTTTATCACCTTGAGATTTGGCTGGTCTTCCTGGGTCATTCGGGCGAGAGCCGTTCGGGCCCGCCCGAGACGGGACATCAGCGTGCCCAGCGGAATTTCAAGAACATCTGCCGCTTCCGCATAACTGAGACCCTCGACGACGACGAGGAGCAGGGCCTCGCGATGTTCGCCGGAAAGCTTTTCAATAGCGCGGGCTATTTCGGCAAGCGCAATCCGGCCCGTCTGCGCCGCCGGCACAAACAGCTGTTCCGCAACATCGTCGATCGGGATTTGCGAGGGCCGGCGATTTCGTCCGCGCAGATTGTTGCGGTAGACGTTGACGAGCACCCGGTACAACCACGGACGCAACGGTCCCTGCGGTTTCCACAGCGCCTTTTTACGGATGGCTCTTTCCAGACAGTCCTGGACAAGATCGTCAGCCGTGTCACGATCATGCGTGAGCGCATTCGCGTAGCGGCGAAGCGCTGGTATGCAACTCGTCATCTCGTCCAGAAAATCCGGCATGGACACTATTCCTTGGCAATGTGCCAGACGCCGCCGACGCCATCGCCCGTGACATCGCCGGGCTTGCTGTCCATCTGCCAGCGATAGAGCGGCTTTCCGTCATGCGACCATTGCATCGTACCATCTTTGCGGGAGATTGGTTTATAGTCGCCATCCGCCTTGTCGGTTTTCGAGGCGGCGAGGGGCGGCCATTTCTTTGCGCAGCCGTCGTAGCAAACCGATACGCCATTGGTATCCTTGTCGAATGTATAAAGGGTCATGCCCTTGGCGTCGGTCAGGATCGTGCCTTTGGCCGTTGCCTTTTCAATCACGGCGCCACCGGCATATGGTTCGGCAAGGGCAGCCGTGGCGGCAAGCGCTACAACGCCGGCCAGAACGAAATGATGTGCACGCATGACGATAATCCTTTGAAGGGTAACGGATTGGACGATATGCCCGATATTAGACAAACACCCGCCCGCGGCATTTAATCCCACCGGGCTCGACTTTTTGCTGCCCCAGCGCCTTTATCTGACGCCCTTCAAATCAATGTCGAATGCAACCGTATTCGAATAGAGCGGCACTCCGACACCCATGCCATAGGGCAGGCGTGCAACATTGCCGGTGACGTGGAAGGTGACGGATCCCTTCTGTTGTTCAACGAACGTCGCGTGAAACGTTTCGGGTCTGGATATGCCTCTGGCTGTCAATGTGCCTTCAACCACGGCGCTGCGCGGTCCGTCCTGCGTAACGCGGCTGGAGCGAAACACGATCTGCGGATAAACGGCGATATTGAAAACCGCGCTGGATCGCAGGAAATTTTCCACCCGTTCTTGCCCGGTCTGGACGCTGGAAGGGTTGAGACTGATTTCCACGTAAGATCTGGCCGGCTGGTCCGGGTCGATATCAAAGCGGCCGGAAATATCAGGAATTGTGCCCTTGATCCCAGGGCCTGCAACCTGCGCAATTGAAAAGCGGATGTGAGAGGAAGGATCGATACGATAGCGTCCGGCCGCCGACGAGAATGGATTGGCAGACGCCGGCGTGCAAATCAATGTCAGGATAAGGAGGGTGATGGAGTGGGAATATTTCACGGCGCAAGCTCCTTCATGAGTAGTCGCACTCAGGAGAACACCGCAGGACGAGGTTTAATCCGCACCACGCCGGCAGATCGTCAAAATCCCTCCTATAGGGGAATACCGCCTTTGACTGTGCGTCGGGCAAAACATCCGTGAGGGAGATGCCTTCTATCAACAAATAATAATCGCATAAGATAGATTATGGAACTTAATTGTCATTTGGGATACGTGCTTTTAATCCCAATGACCTTTCAGGCAACCTAGGCAATCGTCTTGATGCGGGCCAAACGATCCGCGAGATCGTTCCCGGCTATGCCGGAATGTCCCTTGCACCACGCTATTTCTACGTTCGGCTTACGAAGCAGTAAGCGATCCACATTCCGCCACAGAGCTCCATCCGGTATCTGTCGCTTCCGCGCTCGTGAATTCGGGTTGACGCGTTCCACCCGTTGGTCCGCCAAATTTCGCGCCAGCGATGGCACCCCTCAACGACATGAACGGAGTCCGGCCAAAGGTTGGCTGTCCGGCCTGGCGCATTTGTATCCAGCCTGACACTCTCACCGCGGCATTCGTGCAAAACCTTTCGCCAGAATCGGTCCGGTCGGTCTGCCCGTTGGTGATCCGCCTGCCTGCTCGAGCGTGATCTCGTAAAGCTGCTCGCTTTTTGGTGTCGGCAAAGCCGGTCCTGCGAGATGTGCGGATCGAACGCCTTCGATCAGGCCGAGTGAGACTGGCCCAACCTCTTTGGAAGGCAAGGTCCATAGCTGGATCGTCTTGTCCTGCGGTACGGCAAAATCGGCCAGCATCCGCACAGTCGCCTTTTCGTTTCCGAAATCCTCGACCACGGCCTGAACTTCGCCAGCCTCGTTGACGAGGACTGCAATCACCAGCGGCTCCATTGTCCGCGTCAGGCTAAAGGTGAGGCCGGCGGCAAGAACGACAGTTGCGGCAATCGCGGAAATGGCAATCGATCGCCACCCGTTTCCTAGATTGTCGTTTGCGGTGCGGATCGGTTTATTGGCCGCGGATTTCTCCTGAAGCGGCAAACGGGATTGGATATTGTTCCATAACTCACCGTTGACGGCTGTGGGCTCAACGCTGGTATCGAGCGGCAGGAAGCGCTCCCGGCTTGCCGCGACTGCCGCCCGCAATTCGCCGTCACTTTCCATCGCCGCCTCGATGGCCGCAGCCTCCGACGTTTCGAGCAGCCCCAATACATAGTCGTCGGCAATAGCGGGAATGTCTTTGCGATCAAACGTCATGCCATGCACTCCCGAAGCGCCGAAAGCCCGCGCCTTATCCAGGATTTCGTCGTCCCAAGCGGAACCCGCAGCCGGCCGGCGATTTCGCCATGGGAATATCCGGCGACGTAAGCCATCAGAATGCCCTGCCTTTTGGTCTCGTCGAGCGCACCGAGACATTCATAAAGGCGCGAATTCCTGTCGAGCTTCTGCCAGGCGGCGATCACTTCATCGGCCTGTTCGCTGTCGCGCAGCGTCTCGACATCCTGCACCGCGATTTCACGCCTGCCGTCCCGCAGAAGGTTCAGTGCCCGGTTTCTGACGATGGCGTAAATCCAGCCCCGCGCCGAACCTTGGTCCCTCCTATATTGGTGAGCATGCGTCCAGATGCGCACGAAACTTTCCTGCACCACCTCTTCCGCCAGTTCCCGGCGCTTGACGATACGCTCGGCCACCGCGATCAACCGCCCCGCTTCACGGTCGAAAATAGCGCGCAATGCGTTTCGGTCGCCTCTGGCGCAGGCAGCGAGCGCCCTGTCGAGATCGTCCGGCACGGAGCCCATACGCATGCGAAACCTTTCGAGTTCTGACCGCAGGAACGGCCGATCCTGGCATAATACCCATAGAGCGGCGATATGGATGCATGCGGCAGATATTTTTTTACCGGCTGCATCCAAACGCCCTGCCCCGCGTG is drawn from Agrobacterium tumefaciens and contains these coding sequences:
- a CDS encoding anti-sigma factor → MTGSEPQITEADLISYVDGQLEDRQRDAVRAHLASNPADASKVAIWQQQNATLKALYGPLDTDALPERLDVYRIERRLRSQRADWRNMAAASILILAIGLAGGWFGRGLVSQVAEPAHSIVADATQAHKLFASEVLHPVEIRADAENASSLPKWLSKRLDRKLNIPDLTRHGLSLVGGRVLPSSEGAAAQLMYEDKSGQRVTLYIVAAADSSDTAMRRSSLGSLEAISWDDETIRCALVGNLPSDRMDAIAKDTYQQLS
- a CDS encoding cytochrome b, encoding MRYFEDHSDSATTRERVWRNTPLSYGLVAIAFHWTIAVLFLAQLALGYLMSRDNIDPALQFDLFQYHKSIGFLVLALAVPRFLWSVFSRKPQALEGEGLAARFAARAAHAALLFLTLAVPLAGWAIASTSPLQIPSYVFDLVVVPGLPLVISDKAEAFWSEVHATLAYLAAAIVFLHVAAALWHHFIRKDATLRRMLPFPTAADSRHKTAASRK
- a CDS encoding glutathione S-transferase family protein, giving the protein MTVTITAFERSPDGGKGLARDMRVRWALEEVGQPYDVRLLSFKAMREPAHLALQPFGQIPTYEDGDLVLFESGAIIFHIAEHHAGLLPQDADARARAIMWMFAALSTMEPPIVEHFVTGFLERDKSWHGERLQIVDERIRKRLGELSSRLGEADWLDGAFSAGDLLMISVLQRIKSSGILDEYANLAAYVARGEARPAYKRAFADQLAIFKAASNG
- a CDS encoding sigma-70 family RNA polymerase sigma factor, with translation MPDFLDEMTSCIPALRRYANALTHDRDTADDLVQDCLERAIRKKALWKPQGPLRPWLYRVLVNVYRNNLRGRNRRPSQIPIDDVAEQLFVPAAQTGRIALAEIARAIEKLSGEHREALLLVVVEGLSYAEAADVLEIPLGTLMSRLGRARTALARMTQEDQPNLKVIK
- a CDS encoding anti-sigma factor; protein product: MTFDRKDIPAIADDYVLGLLETSEAAAIEAAMESDGELRAAVAASRERFLPLDTSVEPTAVNGELWNNIQSRLPLQEKSAANKPIRTANDNLGNGWRSIAISAIAATVVLAAGLTFSLTRTMEPLVIAVLVNEAGEVQAVVEDFGNEKATVRMLADFAVPQDKTIQLWTLPSKEVGPVSLGLIEGVRSAHLAGPALPTPKSEQLYEITLEQAGGSPTGRPTGPILAKGFARMPR
- a CDS encoding DUF1062 domain-containing protein, whose translation is MPCAAPLSQLFTTQEHRHAVPVRVFSCTILVDFRMEDQETMCNLLRVQWTVTPRTAPQPWLACSGCGGLRAFQASGKIRLNANGRKLDAWLIYRCLICDKSWNRPIFERQNVRDISPAVLEALQSNDPQWIRAETFNLEALRRKSQRVDEFPEFDIAKQIRDEPPDWPMAEIDLAVPFQAGIRLDRLLASELGLSRSMLQKLQGDGSLRALSDRSDLLRRRVKNGTRIVIARCDGFDPEHLWKPVTADF
- a CDS encoding polyisoprenoid-binding protein yields the protein MKYSHSITLLILTLICTPASANPFSSAAGRYRIDPSSHIRFSIAQVAGPGIKGTIPDISGRFDIDPDQPARSYVEISLNPSSVQTGQERVENFLRSSAVFNIAVYPQIVFRSSRVTQDGPRSAVVEGTLTARGISRPETFHATFVEQQKGSVTFHVTGNVARLPYGMGVGVPLYSNTVAFDIDLKGVR
- a CDS encoding sigma-70 family RNA polymerase sigma factor, which produces MGSVPDDLDRALAACARGDRNALRAIFDREAGRLIAVAERIVKRRELAEEVVQESFVRIWTHAHQYRRDQGSARGWIYAIVRNRALNLLRDGRREIAVQDVETLRDSEQADEVIAAWQKLDRNSRLYECLGALDETKRQGILMAYVAGYSHGEIAGRLRVPLGTTKSWIRRGLSALRECMA